In a single window of the Bos taurus isolate L1 Dominette 01449 registration number 42190680 breed Hereford chromosome 23, ARS-UCD2.0, whole genome shotgun sequence genome:
- the ARMH2 gene encoding armadillo-like helical domain-containing protein 2, translated as MAKTQAYFVQFWPQVLQCFAGLYHRLQKCWSVVKGFCSNNEEEYIPPAESIFHKEKILTLGNILTDNSLALEQRAQAAYRIGLLAFTGGPTAGNFAAEYMKEVAHLLQNYEMVPKIKILLLQSVASWCYLNPVNQRRAKHLQFIPILIDLFNDTSESTMTSETNSSLLVKFWGCYVLSVMTCNNLPCMQELKHCSSLKYHLQILASENWSGWPENFAEVLYFLIGFHRH; from the exons ATGGCAAAGACGCAGGCTTATTTTGTGCAGTTTTGGCCTCAGGTTCTTCAGTGCTTCGCGGGGCTATATCACCGCCTCCAGAAATGCTGGAGTGTCGTTAAGGGCTTCTGCAGTAACAACGAGGAAGAATACATCCCTCCAGCTGAGAGtatttttcataaagaaaaaattctgaCGCTTGGCAATATTTTGACGGATAATTCTCTAGCCCTTGAACAGAGAGCTCAAGCTGCCTATAGAATCGGACTGCTGGCCTTTACAG GAGGACCCACTGCTGGAAATTTTGCAGCTGAGTACATGAAAGAAGTAGCTCACTTGTTGCAAAATTACGAGATGGTACCAAAAATAAAGATCCTGCTGCTCCAAAGTGTCGCATCTTGGTGTTACTTAAACCCTGTCAACCAGAGAAGAGCCAAACATTTGCAGTTTATTCCTATTCTCATTGATCTTTTTAATGACACATCTGAGTCTACTATGACAAGTGAAACAAACAGCAGCCTCCTGGTTAAATTCTGGGGTTGCTATGTTCTCTCTGTCATGACATGCAATAACTTGCCTTGTATGCAGGAGCTTAAACACTGCAGTTCTCTGAAATATCACTTGCAAATACTGGCCAGTGAGAATTGGTCTGGATGGCCTGAGAATTTTGCAGAGGTGCTATATTTCCTCATTGGTTTTCACAGGCATTAA
- the RIPOR2 gene encoding rho family-interacting cell polarization regulator 2 isoform X4, producing MKQAFATSPASKAARESLAEINRSYKEYTENMCAIEAELEKQLGEFSIKMKGLAGFARLCPGDQYEIFMKYGRQRWKLKGRIEVNGKQSWDGEEMVFLPLIVGFISIKVTELKGLATHLLVGSVTCETKELFAARPQVVAVDINDLGTIKLNLEITWYPFDVEDMTPSSGAGNKVAALQRRMSMYSQGTPETPTFKDHSFFSNLPDDIFENGKAAEEKMPLSLSFSDLPNGDCTLAPGPADSLPGACAANPEITITSTELPPGSQSSQNEGLKDSSSASCSSSSREGSEPRPHPEGETQGLGKPEGCPVATGARPERLFLQKGVAEALLQEALLQEPSELKPVELDTFEGNITKQLVKRLTSAEVPAATERLLSEGSISAESEGCRSFLDGSLEDAFNGLFLALEPHKEQYKEFQDLNQEVMHLDDILKCKPAVSRSRSSSLSLTVESALESFDFLNTSDFDEEEDGDEVCNVGGGADSVFSDTETEKNSYRSVHPEARGHLSEALTEDTGVGTSVAGSPLPLTTGNESLDLTIIRHLQYCTQLVQQIVLSSKTPFVASNLLEKLSRQIQVMEKLSAVSDENIGNISSVIEAIPEFHKKLSLLSFWTKCCTPIGVYHSSADRVIKQLEASFARTVNRDYPGLADPVFHTLVSQILDRAEPLLPASLSSEVITVFQYYSYFTSHGVSDLESYLNQLAKQVLVVQTLQSLRDEKLLQAVSDLAPGSFPAPQEEVLRTLALLLTGEDSGASEAVTLYLTAASRSEHFREKALLYYCEALTKTDFRLQKAACLALKSLKATESIKMLVTLCQSDTEEIRNVASETLLSLGEDGRLAYEQLDKFPRDCVKVGGRLASEVATAF from the exons AACATGTGCGCCATTGAAGCGGAGCTGGAGAAGCAGCTGGGGGAGTTCTCCATCAAGATGAAAG GTCTTGCTGGCTTTGCTCGCCTCTGTCCTGGAGATCAATATGAA ATTTTCATGAAGTATGGCCGACAGAGGTGGAAACTGAAAGGCAGGATAGAGGTAAACGGCAAACAGAGCTGGGACGGAGAAGAAATGGTGTTCCTGCCGCTGATAGTCGGGTTCATTTCCATCAAG GTCACAGAACTCAAAGGGCTGGCGACTCACCTCCTGGTCGGCAGCGTGACCTGTGAGACCAAAGAGCTGTTTGCAGCCCGACCTCAGGTGGTGGCTGTGGACATCAATGACCTTGGCACCATCAAACTCAACCTGGAAATCACCTGGTA TCCGTTTGACGTGGAGGACATGACCCCATCCTCAGGCGCTGGGAACAAGGTGGCCGCCCTCCAGAGAAGAATGTCCATGTACAGCCAGGGTACCCCGGAAACGCCCACCTTCAAAGATCACTCCTTCTTT TCAAATCTACCTGATGACATTTTTGAAAATGGGAAGGCAGCCGAGGAGAAAATGCCACTGTCCCTCAGCTTCAGCGACCTGCCCAACGGGGACTGCACCCTTGCCCCCGGCCCAGCCGACTCTCTCCCTGGCGCGTGCGCTGCAAATCCAGAAATCACCATCACCTCCACAGAGCTGCCCCCAGGCAGTCAGTCCTCCCAGAACGAGGGCTTAAAGGACTCCAGCTCGGCCTCTTGCAGCAGCTCCTCGAGAGAAGGCTCAGAGCCCCGGCCCCACCCCGAGGGAGAgacccaggggctggggaagccCGAGGGCTGCCCAGTGGCCACCGGTGCCAGGCCGGAGCGCCTGTTCCTGCAGAAGGGAGTTGCAGAGGCCCTTTTGCAAGAGGCCCTTCTGCAAGAGCCCTCTGAACTCAAGCCCGTGGAGCTGGACACTTTTGAAGGAAACATCACGAAGCAGCTGGTCAAGAGGCTCACCTCGGCAGAGGTGCCGGCAGCCACGGAGAGGCTGCTCTCGGAGGGCTCGATCAGTGCAGAGTCGGAAGGCTGTAGGTCTTTCCTGGATGGAAGCCTAGAGGACGCCTTTAATGGGCTTTTCCTTGCGTTAGAACCACACAAAGAGCAGTATAAAGAGTTTCAGGATCTGAACCAAGAAGTCATGCACCTGGATGATATTCTAAAA TGCAAGCCAGCAGTAAGCCGAAGCAGGTCTTCCAGTTTAAGTCTTACTGTTGAAAGTGCTTTAGAAAGCTTTGATTTCCTGAACACCTCTGATTTTGACGAGGAGGAGGATGGTGATGAGGTTTGTAATGTTGGAGGAGGTGCTGACTCAGTATTTTCAGACACTGAGACTGAGAAAAATAG TTACAGATCGGTTCACCCAGAAGCCAGGGGGCATCTCAGCGAAGCCCTGACTGAGGACACGGGAGTTGGGACTAGTGTGGCAGGAAGCCCTCTCCCGCTGACCACGGGGAATGAAAGCCTGGACCTCACCATCATCAGGCACCTCCAGTACTGCACCCAGCTCGTCCAG cAAATTGTTCTTTCAAGCAAAACCCCATTTGTGGCCAGCAACCTCTTAGAGAAGCTTTCCAGGCAAATCCAGGTGATGGAGAAGCTCTCGGCCGTCAGCGATGAGAACATTGGAAACATCAGTTCTGTCATTGAAG CCATACCGGAATTTCACAAAAAGCTGTCTTTGCTGTCCTTCTGGACCAAATGCTGCACCCCGATTGGGGTCTACCACAGCTCTGCGGACAGAGTGATTAAGCAGCTAGAGGCCAGCTTTGCCAGAACCGTCAACAGAGACTACCCCGGGCTTGCAGACCCAG TGTTTCACACCCTGGTGTCCCAAATCCTGGACCGAGCTGAGCCCCTGCTTCCCGCCAGCCTGTCCTCCGAAGTCATCACTGTTTTCCAGTATTACAGTTACTTTACGAGCCACGGCGTGAGTGACCTGGAGAGTTACCTGAACCAGCTGGCCAAGCAAG tTTTGGTGGTTCAGACTCTGCAGTCACTGAGAGACGAGAAACTGCTCCAGGCCGTGAGTGACCTTGCCCCCGGCAGCTTCCCAGCCCCGCAGGAGGAAGTACTCAGGACGCTGGCTCTGCTCCTGACTGGGGAGGACAGTGGGGCTAGTGAGGCGGTGACGCTTTACTTGACAGCCGCCTCCAGAAGCGAGCATTTCAGGGAAAAG gCCCTGCTCTACTACTGTGAAGCCCTAACAAAGACTGACTTCCGGCTCCAGAAGGCAGCTTGCCTGGCCCTGAAAAGCCTGAAG GCTACTGAAAGCATTAAAATGCTCGTGACATTGTGTCAGTCTGAtactgaagaaatcagaaatgtggCCTCAGAAACTCTCTTATCTCTTG GAGAAGATGGGCGGCTGGCATATGAACAGTTGGACAAATTTCCTCGAGACTGTGTAAAAGTTGGAGGTCGTCTTGCAAGTGAAGTTGCCACGGCCTTTTAA